One Pseudomonas brassicacearum genomic region harbors:
- a CDS encoding response regulator, which produces MANDSPILIVEDEPKLAALMRDYLIAAGYVTQCLDNGLQVVPAVRANEPRLILLDLMLPGCDGLHVCRELRSFSAVPIIMITARVEEVDRLLGLDLGADDYICKPFSPREVVARVKAILRRSPNFLTSATPRLLIDEEQYQASLDGIALDLTPLELRLLSTLARSPGRVFSRDQLLDRIYSDHRVVTDRTVDSHIRNLRRKLEQACPGDQPIESLYGVGYRFQLGES; this is translated from the coding sequence ATGGCCAACGACAGCCCGATCCTGATCGTCGAAGACGAACCCAAGCTGGCGGCGTTGATGCGCGACTACCTGATCGCCGCCGGCTATGTGACCCAGTGTCTGGATAATGGGCTTCAAGTCGTGCCGGCGGTGCGTGCCAACGAGCCTCGGTTGATCCTGCTCGACCTGATGCTGCCGGGGTGCGACGGCCTGCACGTGTGCAGGGAGCTGCGGAGCTTTAGCGCCGTACCAATCATCATGATCACCGCCCGCGTCGAGGAAGTGGATCGCCTGCTCGGGTTGGACCTGGGGGCCGACGACTACATCTGCAAACCCTTCAGCCCCCGCGAAGTGGTGGCCAGGGTCAAGGCGATCCTGCGGCGCAGCCCGAATTTCCTGACCTCTGCGACGCCGCGCCTGCTCATTGACGAAGAGCAGTATCAGGCGTCCCTCGATGGCATCGCACTGGACCTTACCCCCCTGGAACTGCGTCTGCTCAGCACCCTCGCCCGTTCCCCGGGGCGGGTGTTTTCCCGGGATCAGTTGCTCGACAGGATCTATTCCGATCATCGGGTGGTCACTGATCGTACCGTCGACAGCCATATCCGTAATCTGCGGCGCAAGCTCGAACAGGCTTGCCCAGGAGACCAGCCGATCGAGTCGTTGTATGGGGTGGGTTATCGGTTTCAGCTCGGCGAATCCTGA